One genomic region from Gemmobacter aquarius encodes:
- a CDS encoding FliH/SctL family protein yields the protein MPPLTLETFTDRPEAEATAAEATAADEARLAGFDAGYAAGWDDAAAAHAQDRGHAEARTAEALQALGFTYHEARSHVLMALAPLLTDIAEKLLPRMAQAALPALVVETILPLAEKLAEPPVTLRLNPESRAAIERLCVPALGLPVVIVEDATLTPGDIRLTLDAAEARVDLDGAVETIATAIADYFTLETKATSHAG from the coding sequence ATGCCGCCCCTGACGCTTGAAACCTTCACCGACCGACCCGAAGCCGAGGCGACCGCTGCCGAAGCCACCGCGGCCGACGAAGCGCGCCTTGCGGGCTTTGACGCGGGCTATGCCGCCGGATGGGACGACGCCGCCGCCGCCCACGCGCAAGACCGCGGCCATGCCGAGGCCCGCACCGCCGAGGCGTTGCAGGCGCTTGGCTTCACCTATCACGAAGCGCGCAGCCATGTGCTGATGGCGCTGGCCCCCCTGCTGACCGACATCGCCGAAAAGCTGCTGCCCCGCATGGCGCAGGCGGCCCTGCCCGCGCTGGTGGTCGAAACCATTCTTCCGCTCGCCGAAAAGCTGGCCGAACCGCCGGTCACCCTGCGGCTGAATCCTGAAAGCCGCGCCGCGATCGAACGGCTCTGCGTCCCCGCCCTCGGCCTGCCCGTGGTGATCGTCGAAGATGCCACGCTGACCCCCGGCGATATCCGCCTGACCCTCGATGCTGCCGAAGCGCGGGTCGACCTCGACGGCGCGGTCGAAACCATCGCCACCGCCATTGCCGATTACTTCACGCTGGAAACAAAGGCCACGTCCCATGCAGGATGA